The genome window TTATTAAAATCTAATATTATTCCCTCTTTAACTTCTTCGGAATCTAATATTTCCGAATCATCCAATCGGATATATAAAGCATCAACATTCTGATCATAATGTAATTTCATATATTTTTCCCTTTCATTCTTCTATCCAAAAATGCAGTTATAATTTCTTTTGGTTCAGTATTTTTTTTACATATTACCCGCAATATTCTATTATCATACTTAACGATTTTGTAAAATCTATGTTCAATATTTACATCTTTTATATCGGCCTCAATAAAATCAGGATAATTTAAAGCATTTTCAATCCATTCAAGTGGTATCTTTCGTTCTTCTTCAACTTTTTGAGCATGTAATGAA of Ignavibacteriales bacterium contains these proteins:
- a CDS encoding DUF2283 domain-containing protein gives rise to the protein MKLHYDQNVDALYIRLDDSEILDSEEVKEGIILDFNKNDSVVGIEILNVSKRIPVMELKKIQFEFA
- a CDS encoding DUF4258 domain-containing protein, with product MQYKLSLHAQKVEEERKIPLEWIENALNYPDFIEADIKDVNIEHRFYKIVKYDNRILRVICKKNTEPKEIITAFLDRRMKGKNI